In the genome of Myxococcus stipitatus, one region contains:
- a CDS encoding efflux RND transporter periplasmic adaptor subunit: protein MIRRMWMAAALAAVFSTGCGKSGAQPALPTQEASSAMGVKAIAPATELEGNITRVTGQVRSKQEATLSAQATGTLAKMLVKVGDKVKKGQTLAVLDTSNVIIGVEQARAVKAAADAALQLATNNLERTRKVAEAGGVAAAGLDQAEIGQKQAAAQAAQAAAAVRMAEENLRDMALIAPFDGVITARMKNIGDTVAMMPPTPVFSLVDVAGLEVRALVPESVVDKIKPGTKTHGTVSPSGMRFEVTVATVGSVVDTTNRTVEVLADVVGETANPLRPGALVDLDFSAAGQTDDKGLFLPTQAVSARGQDGFVWVVQDGTVRKRDVRVERVLPGYVRILQGLGADERVLADSSLDVKEGTAVRVVQ from the coding sequence GTGATTCGACGCATGTGGATGGCCGCGGCACTGGCGGCGGTGTTTTCGACGGGCTGCGGCAAGAGCGGGGCTCAGCCGGCCCTGCCGACGCAGGAAGCCTCTTCGGCGATGGGCGTGAAGGCCATTGCCCCGGCGACGGAGCTGGAAGGCAACATCACCCGGGTGACGGGCCAGGTCCGCTCCAAGCAGGAGGCGACGCTGAGCGCCCAGGCGACGGGCACCCTCGCGAAGATGCTGGTGAAGGTGGGCGACAAGGTGAAGAAGGGCCAGACGCTGGCGGTGCTGGACACGTCCAACGTCATCATCGGCGTGGAGCAGGCGCGCGCGGTGAAGGCGGCGGCGGACGCGGCGCTGCAGCTGGCCACGAACAACCTGGAGCGCACCCGCAAGGTGGCCGAGGCCGGTGGTGTCGCCGCGGCCGGGTTGGATCAGGCGGAGATTGGCCAGAAGCAGGCCGCGGCCCAGGCGGCCCAGGCCGCCGCGGCGGTGCGCATGGCCGAGGAGAACCTGCGCGACATGGCCCTCATCGCGCCCTTCGACGGCGTCATCACCGCGCGCATGAAGAACATCGGCGACACGGTGGCGATGATGCCGCCCACGCCCGTCTTCTCGCTGGTGGACGTGGCCGGCCTGGAAGTGCGCGCGCTGGTGCCCGAGTCCGTCGTGGACAAGATCAAGCCGGGCACCAAGACGCACGGCACGGTGAGCCCCAGCGGCATGCGCTTCGAGGTGACGGTGGCCACGGTGGGCTCCGTCGTGGACACCACCAACCGCACGGTGGAGGTGCTGGCGGACGTGGTGGGTGAGACGGCCAACCCCCTGCGCCCGGGTGCGCTGGTGGACCTGGACTTCTCGGCCGCAGGCCAGACGGACGACAAGGGCCTGTTCCTGCCGACGCAGGCGGTCAGCGCGCGAGGCCAGGACGGCTTCGTGTGGGTGGTGCAGGACGGCACCGTGCGCAAGCGCGACGTGCGCGTGGAGCGCGTGCTCCCCGGTTACGTGCGCATCCTCCAGGGGCTGGGCGCGGATGAGCGAGTGCTCGCCGACTCCTCCCTGGACGTGAAGGAGGGCACGGCCGTCCGCGTGGTGCAGTGA
- a CDS encoding RlmE family RNA methyltransferase: protein MVGTPSDMGKPYRPKDHYFQKAKQEGLRARSAFKVDELIKRFPMVKKGHVVLDLGAAPGGFLQILADAVGGAGRVIGVDIVAIRPFTQRHVQTAVLDVLADDFDGKLAAMYDGPFDAVISDMAPKTSGIKATDEARSLRLAGKALEVASKRGRTGSSFVAKVFMGGDFEDFRDQVRALFEEVKVVRPEATRGASMEVYLVGLRRRAPPGEAPAAP, encoded by the coding sequence ATGGTAGGGACCCCCTCCGACATGGGCAAGCCCTACCGTCCTAAAGACCACTATTTCCAGAAAGCCAAGCAAGAAGGGCTCCGAGCACGCTCGGCCTTCAAGGTGGATGAGCTCATCAAGCGGTTCCCCATGGTGAAGAAGGGCCATGTGGTGCTCGACCTGGGAGCCGCGCCGGGAGGGTTCCTCCAGATTCTGGCGGACGCCGTGGGAGGGGCGGGGCGGGTGATTGGCGTGGACATCGTCGCCATCCGGCCCTTCACCCAGCGCCACGTGCAGACGGCGGTGCTCGACGTGCTCGCGGACGACTTCGACGGGAAGCTGGCCGCGATGTACGACGGCCCGTTCGACGCGGTCATCTCCGACATGGCGCCGAAGACCAGCGGCATCAAGGCCACGGACGAGGCGCGCAGCCTGCGACTGGCGGGCAAGGCGCTGGAGGTGGCCTCGAAGCGGGGCAGGACGGGCTCGTCGTTCGTGGCCAAGGTGTTCATGGGCGGCGACTTCGAGGACTTCCGCGACCAGGTGCGTGCCCTCTTCGAAGAGGTGAAGGTGGTCCGTCCGGAGGCGACGCGCGGGGCGAGCATGGAGGTCTACCTGGTGGGTCTGCGCCGCCGGGCCCCGCCGGGCGAGGCACCCGCGGCCCCCTGA
- a CDS encoding CaiB/BaiF CoA-transferase family protein encodes MSTLPLTGLRVLDLSRLLPGPYATLVLADLGATVVKVEEPEGGDYVRQMPPSRDDMGALFYGLNRNKRSLTLNLKTPEGRDALKRLVRTHDVLVESFRPGVMDKLGVGESVLRAENPRLIYCAISGYGQTGPDRLKAGHDLNYVARAGLLGYGGEAGGAPAFPGVQMGDIGGGSLFALVGILAALHERERTGKGRFVDVSMTDGATAFLHMHLAARLFMGEQGGALERGREALNGGYACYGLYRTADDRWLAVGALEPKFFAGVCERLGRPELLADAYAPGEAGARVKAELTRVFAAKPLAHWVETFAGSDLCVEPVAEGDDVLSDAQLRARGLFVDADDARLGRKVTHLLTPLRMGPTPLREPPALGQHSREVLAEAGFTEEEMAKLGA; translated from the coding sequence ATGTCGACGCTGCCTCTGACGGGCCTGCGGGTGTTGGACTTGTCGCGTCTGTTGCCGGGGCCGTACGCCACGCTGGTGCTCGCGGACCTGGGCGCCACGGTGGTGAAGGTGGAGGAGCCGGAAGGGGGCGATTACGTCCGGCAGATGCCCCCGTCGCGCGACGACATGGGCGCGCTGTTCTACGGGCTCAACCGAAACAAGCGCTCGCTGACGCTGAACCTCAAGACGCCCGAGGGACGCGATGCGCTCAAGCGGCTGGTGCGCACGCACGACGTGCTGGTGGAGAGCTTCCGGCCCGGGGTGATGGACAAGCTGGGCGTGGGGGAGTCCGTCCTCCGGGCGGAGAACCCTCGGCTCATCTACTGCGCCATCTCCGGTTATGGGCAGACGGGGCCGGACCGGCTCAAGGCGGGGCATGACCTGAACTACGTGGCTCGCGCGGGGCTGCTGGGCTACGGCGGTGAGGCGGGAGGCGCGCCGGCCTTTCCGGGCGTCCAGATGGGCGACATCGGCGGAGGCAGCCTCTTCGCGCTGGTGGGCATCCTGGCCGCGTTGCACGAGCGCGAGCGCACGGGCAAGGGCCGCTTCGTGGACGTGTCCATGACGGATGGGGCCACGGCGTTCCTGCACATGCACCTGGCCGCGCGGCTCTTCATGGGTGAGCAGGGCGGGGCGCTGGAGCGCGGACGCGAGGCGCTCAATGGCGGGTATGCGTGCTACGGCCTGTACCGGACGGCGGATGACCGGTGGCTCGCGGTGGGCGCGCTGGAGCCCAAGTTCTTCGCGGGAGTCTGCGAGCGGCTGGGCCGACCGGAGCTCCTCGCGGATGCCTATGCGCCGGGCGAGGCGGGCGCGCGGGTGAAGGCGGAGCTGACGCGCGTGTTCGCCGCGAAGCCGCTGGCGCACTGGGTGGAAACCTTCGCGGGCTCGGACCTGTGCGTGGAGCCCGTGGCCGAAGGGGATGACGTGCTGTCGGACGCGCAGCTGCGAGCCCGGGGCCTCTTCGTCGACGCGGACGACGCACGCCTGGGCCGCAAGGTGACGCACCTGTTGACGCCGCTGCGAATGGGGCCGACGCCGCTGCGCGAGCCGCCCGCCTTGGGACAGCACTCCCGCGAGGTGCTCGCGGAGGCGGGCTTCACCGAGGAGGAGATGGCGAAGCTGGGCGCGTGA
- a CDS encoding efflux RND transporter permease subunit, whose protein sequence is MSPLKTFISRPIFTAMLMLAVVVFGINAYPRIGVDQFPDVDFPVVTVTTVLPGADPETIEKNVSDPLEEALNTLNGVEQLRSVNMESVSQIIVRFTLDSKVDVAAQDVRDRVQATLSKLPDEIETPVVEKFDIGAAPIITLSLSGSLPIEELTRTAEDLVKPALQRQQGVGSIDIIGGREREIQLVVDPDRLRGFGLAISDVSQAVRAQSLDVPGGRTMDGGRERVLRLTSEAKSVDEIRNIIIASPNGAPVRVRDVADVVDGPEEARGAAKNGDRSAVALVVRKQSGSNTVQVAGLVKESLGELNTRLPEGIKVELVSDNARFIRSSINSVQFDMVLGGFLAVVIVLVFLRNLNSTIVAAIALPVSVVGTFAVMAALNFTFNMVTMLALTLSIGLLIDDAIVVIENIVRHMEDGKTPMQAALDGAGQIALAVLAVTLAIVAVFIPVAFMDGIMGMFFYQFGVTVAVATLISYAVSMTLTPMLSSRMLRHHGQPKGISAAVEKVLVGMENTYRRMLAAILRRRALTLVVAVAVLFATFGLARFLKFTFIPESDNGNIKLAVELPVGSTLQETQKEVELIDAQVRALPGISSTFATIGGGVQEEVHKGELLVNLVPIKERSYKQGELKTYLRGAIKPRSGVSVTVQDVTGVAGGGARSQQVQFNLRGDNWQELIATSEKIRAAMKTNKGLVDVDTTYRSGKPQYDVVVDRERAASLGVPAASLGTTLRAFLGRDKFADYREGGETYEVKLRLPPDTLASAEALGKLTVRAPSGQLVELRNLASITPADGPVQIDRESQKRQITLLANLASGYQLSEAIAFMNATATKEVPKGVIYDFEGNAKELGKSVAAFGSALLLGIILVYMILAAQFESLIHPFTIMLSLPFAFIGAIGALLVTGQAMSMFALIGIIMLMGLVVKNGILLVDFTLQLREEGKSATEALLGAAPVRLRPILMTTIAMIAGMVPVAVAQGDGAETRAPMAITIIGGLITSTVLTLGVVPVVYSLLDQLTEKFKRRKGPGAAPDHGAPHAVDAHGGKAAVAAAARVETA, encoded by the coding sequence ATGAGCCCGCTCAAGACATTCATTTCACGGCCCATCTTCACCGCCATGCTCATGCTGGCGGTGGTCGTGTTCGGCATCAACGCATACCCGCGCATCGGCGTGGACCAGTTCCCGGACGTCGACTTCCCCGTCGTCACGGTGACGACGGTGCTCCCCGGCGCGGACCCGGAGACCATCGAGAAGAACGTCAGCGACCCGCTGGAAGAGGCGCTCAACACGCTCAACGGCGTGGAGCAGCTTCGCTCCGTCAACATGGAGAGCGTGTCGCAGATCATCGTGCGCTTCACCCTGGACTCCAAGGTGGACGTGGCCGCGCAGGACGTGCGCGACCGCGTGCAGGCCACGCTGAGCAAGCTGCCCGATGAAATCGAGACGCCCGTCGTCGAGAAGTTCGACATCGGCGCCGCGCCCATCATCACCCTGTCGCTGTCCGGCTCGCTGCCCATCGAGGAGCTGACCCGGACCGCCGAGGACCTGGTCAAGCCCGCGCTGCAGCGTCAGCAGGGCGTGGGCAGTATCGACATCATCGGTGGCCGCGAGCGGGAGATTCAGCTCGTCGTGGACCCGGACCGCCTGCGCGGCTTCGGGTTGGCCATCAGCGACGTGAGCCAGGCGGTGCGCGCGCAGAGCCTGGACGTCCCGGGTGGCCGCACCATGGACGGCGGCCGCGAGCGCGTGCTGCGCCTGACGTCCGAGGCGAAGAGCGTCGATGAAATCCGCAACATCATCATCGCCAGCCCCAACGGCGCGCCGGTGCGCGTGCGGGACGTGGCGGACGTGGTGGACGGCCCCGAGGAGGCCCGTGGCGCCGCGAAGAACGGCGACCGCAGCGCCGTGGCGCTCGTGGTGCGCAAGCAGTCCGGCTCCAACACGGTGCAGGTGGCCGGTCTCGTCAAGGAGTCCCTGGGTGAGCTCAACACCCGGCTGCCCGAGGGCATCAAGGTCGAGCTCGTCAGCGACAACGCGCGCTTCATCCGCTCGTCCATCAACTCCGTGCAGTTCGACATGGTGCTCGGCGGCTTCCTCGCCGTGGTCATCGTGCTCGTGTTCCTGCGCAACCTGAACTCGACCATCGTCGCGGCCATCGCGCTGCCGGTGTCCGTCGTCGGAACGTTCGCGGTGATGGCGGCGCTGAACTTCACCTTCAACATGGTGACGATGCTGGCGCTGACGCTCTCCATCGGTCTGCTCATCGACGACGCCATCGTGGTCATCGAGAACATCGTCCGTCACATGGAGGATGGAAAGACGCCCATGCAGGCGGCGCTCGATGGCGCCGGACAGATTGCCCTCGCGGTGCTCGCGGTGACGCTGGCCATCGTCGCGGTGTTCATCCCCGTGGCGTTCATGGACGGCATCATGGGCATGTTCTTCTACCAGTTCGGTGTCACGGTGGCGGTGGCGACACTCATCTCCTACGCCGTGTCCATGACGCTGACGCCCATGTTGTCCTCGCGCATGCTGCGCCACCACGGTCAGCCCAAGGGCATCTCCGCGGCGGTGGAGAAGGTGCTGGTGGGCATGGAGAACACCTACCGGCGGATGCTGGCGGCCATCCTCCGTCGGCGCGCGCTGACGCTGGTGGTGGCGGTGGCGGTGCTCTTCGCGACCTTCGGCCTGGCGCGCTTCCTGAAGTTCACCTTCATCCCCGAGTCCGACAACGGCAACATCAAGCTGGCGGTGGAGTTGCCCGTCGGCTCGACGCTGCAGGAGACGCAGAAGGAGGTCGAGCTCATCGACGCCCAGGTGCGTGCGCTGCCCGGCATCTCCTCCACGTTCGCCACCATCGGCGGTGGCGTGCAGGAGGAAGTCCACAAGGGCGAGCTGCTCGTGAACCTGGTCCCCATCAAGGAGCGCAGCTACAAGCAGGGCGAGCTCAAGACGTACCTGCGTGGCGCCATCAAGCCCCGCTCGGGCGTGTCGGTGACGGTGCAGGACGTCACGGGCGTGGCCGGCGGTGGCGCGCGTTCCCAGCAGGTGCAGTTCAACCTGCGCGGTGACAACTGGCAGGAGCTCATCGCCACGTCCGAGAAGATTCGCGCGGCCATGAAGACGAACAAGGGCCTGGTGGACGTGGACACCACGTACCGCTCCGGCAAGCCGCAGTACGACGTGGTGGTGGACCGCGAGCGCGCCGCCAGCCTCGGAGTCCCGGCGGCGTCGCTGGGCACCACGCTGCGTGCCTTCCTGGGCCGCGACAAGTTCGCGGACTACCGTGAGGGCGGCGAGACGTACGAGGTGAAGCTGCGCCTGCCTCCGGACACGCTGGCCTCGGCCGAGGCGCTGGGCAAGCTGACGGTGCGCGCGCCCAGCGGACAGCTCGTGGAGCTGCGCAACCTGGCCTCCATCACTCCGGCGGATGGCCCGGTGCAGATCGACCGCGAGTCCCAGAAGCGGCAGATCACCCTGCTCGCCAACCTGGCCAGCGGCTACCAGCTCAGTGAGGCCATCGCGTTCATGAACGCGACGGCGACGAAGGAAGTGCCCAAGGGCGTCATCTACGACTTCGAAGGCAACGCGAAGGAGCTCGGCAAGTCCGTCGCCGCCTTCGGTTCCGCGCTCCTGCTCGGCATCATCCTCGTGTACATGATCCTGGCGGCGCAGTTCGAAAGCCTCATCCACCCGTTCACCATCATGCTGTCGCTGCCCTTCGCGTTCATCGGAGCGATTGGCGCGCTGCTCGTCACGGGTCAGGCCATGTCGATGTTCGCCCTCATCGGCATCATCATGCTCATGGGCCTGGTGGTGAAGAACGGCATCCTCCTGGTCGACTTCACGCTGCAGCTGCGTGAGGAAGGCAAGAGCGCCACGGAGGCGCTGCTGGGTGCCGCTCCGGTCCGTCTGCGTCCGATTCTCATGACCACCATCGCGATGATCGCCGGCATGGTGCCGGTGGCCGTGGCGCAGGGCGACGGCGCGGAGACGCGCGCGCCCATGGCCATCACCATCATCGGCGGCCTCATCACCTCCACCGTGCTGACGCTCGGCGTGGTGCCGGTGGTGTACTCGCTGCTGGACCAGCTCACCGAGAAGTTCAAGCGTCGCAAGGGCCCGGGCGCCGCCCCGGACCATGGCGCGCCGCACGCGGTGGATGCGCACGGTGGGAAGGCGGCGGTGGCAGCGGCCGCGCGAGTGGAGACGGCCTGA
- a CDS encoding acyl-CoA dehydrogenase family protein: MPNPFTEEHEAFRKTVRAFVDKEMAPYGLEWDRAGIFPRELFKKCADLGFLGINHDPKYGGSGLDYWYVTAFCEELSHSRNAGVNMALLVQSQMATPIINEVGTDEQKREFLEPALKGERIAALGVSEPGCGSDVASIKTTARRDGDDYVINGSKMWITNGTRADFITLAVRTGSEGYGGISLVTFPTDVKGFSVSKKLDKVGNLSSDTAILYFEDCRIPARYVLGEENEGFYHIMTNFQGERLVGAITTVGGMERMMEDAIQYGNEREAFGRPLMKFQVWRHKFVEHLTAIEAAKRLTYHAVDIFDRKENAVKEISMAKLFAGDLAQRVAYDTQQFFGGMGYIEETPIARAWRDVRLITIGGGTSEVMKEILSKIYGF, from the coding sequence ATGCCGAACCCGTTCACGGAGGAGCACGAGGCGTTCCGCAAGACAGTGCGCGCCTTCGTCGACAAGGAGATGGCGCCGTACGGGCTGGAGTGGGACAGGGCGGGCATCTTTCCGCGGGAGCTCTTCAAGAAGTGCGCGGACCTGGGCTTCCTCGGCATCAACCACGACCCGAAGTACGGCGGCAGCGGGCTGGACTACTGGTACGTGACGGCGTTCTGCGAGGAGCTCAGCCATAGCCGCAACGCGGGCGTGAACATGGCGCTGCTGGTGCAGAGCCAGATGGCGACGCCCATCATCAACGAGGTAGGCACGGACGAGCAGAAGCGCGAGTTCCTGGAGCCTGCCCTCAAGGGTGAGCGCATCGCCGCGCTGGGCGTCAGCGAGCCGGGGTGTGGCTCGGACGTGGCGAGCATCAAGACGACGGCGCGCCGGGACGGCGACGACTACGTCATCAACGGCTCGAAGATGTGGATCACCAACGGCACGCGCGCCGACTTCATCACCCTGGCGGTGCGCACCGGGAGCGAGGGCTACGGCGGCATCTCGCTGGTGACATTCCCCACGGACGTGAAGGGCTTCAGCGTCTCCAAGAAGCTCGACAAGGTGGGCAACCTGTCCTCGGACACGGCCATCCTCTACTTCGAGGACTGCCGCATCCCGGCCCGCTACGTGCTGGGCGAGGAGAACGAGGGCTTCTACCACATCATGACGAACTTCCAGGGTGAGCGCCTGGTGGGCGCCATCACCACGGTGGGCGGCATGGAGCGGATGATGGAGGACGCCATCCAGTACGGCAACGAGCGCGAGGCGTTCGGCCGGCCGCTGATGAAGTTCCAGGTCTGGCGCCACAAGTTCGTGGAGCACCTGACGGCCATCGAGGCCGCCAAGCGGCTGACGTACCACGCGGTGGACATCTTCGACCGCAAGGAGAACGCGGTGAAGGAGATCTCCATGGCGAAGCTGTTCGCCGGAGACCTGGCCCAGCGCGTGGCCTACGACACGCAGCAGTTCTTCGGAGGCATGGGCTACATCGAGGAGACGCCCATCGCGCGGGCGTGGCGCGACGTGCGCCTCATCACCATCGGCGGCGGCACGTCCGAAGTGATGAAGGAGATCCTCTCGAAGATCTACGGCTTCTGA
- a CDS encoding MarR family transcriptional regulator produces MRVPANRPALRVQSGGVGEEELEYNEEGGVTDDALPPEDASTPSSRRLHELIIQLGRYRSLRDPLHGICESKQLTPTQIHALMWLGNDGPTHVGVLAQRVGITKKTITGVVDRLEDMKLVERTRDAEDRRAVVAQLTTEGVKLFNLISRSVDEGLRRMLDLLPPDDQEALFGLLERVLKRLGETSEPQSL; encoded by the coding sequence ATGCGAGTGCCGGCGAACAGACCGGCCCTCCGCGTGCAGTCGGGCGGCGTGGGCGAGGAGGAGCTCGAGTACAACGAGGAGGGCGGCGTCACCGACGACGCCCTTCCTCCCGAGGATGCCTCCACGCCCTCGTCGCGCCGCCTGCACGAGCTCATCATCCAGCTTGGGCGGTACCGCTCCCTGCGGGATCCGCTCCACGGAATCTGCGAGAGCAAGCAGCTGACACCCACGCAGATTCACGCGTTGATGTGGTTGGGCAATGACGGCCCCACTCACGTGGGGGTGCTCGCCCAGCGTGTGGGCATCACCAAGAAGACCATCACCGGGGTGGTCGACCGGTTGGAGGACATGAAGCTGGTGGAGCGCACGAGGGACGCCGAGGACCGGCGCGCCGTCGTCGCGCAGCTCACCACCGAGGGAGTGAAGCTCTTCAACCTCATCAGCCGCAGCGTCGACGAAGGCCTGCGGCGGATGCTGGACCTGCTCCCTCCCGATGACCAGGAGGCCCTCTTCGGCCTGCTGGAGCGGGTGCTGAAGCGGCTGGGCGAAACCTCCGAGCCGCAGTCCCTCTAG
- a CDS encoding SCP2 sterol-binding domain-containing protein — MTAKDIIETQIPEVLKTKPELAKDINAVINFDISGEGGGKWTLDLTKAEGWVSEGNAEGAKMLIVVSNDDFVKIREKKLNAQMAAMQGKLKFKPMDMGLAMKLAKLL, encoded by the coding sequence ATGACCGCGAAGGACATCATCGAGACCCAGATTCCGGAAGTTCTGAAGACGAAGCCGGAGCTGGCGAAGGACATCAACGCCGTCATCAACTTCGACATCTCGGGTGAGGGTGGCGGGAAGTGGACCCTGGACCTGACCAAGGCCGAGGGCTGGGTCTCCGAGGGTAACGCGGAAGGCGCGAAGATGCTCATCGTGGTGAGCAACGACGACTTCGTGAAGATCCGCGAGAAGAAGCTCAACGCGCAGATGGCCGCCATGCAGGGCAAGCTGAAGTTCAAGCCCATGGACATGGGCCTCGCGATGAAGCTGGCGAAGCTGCTCTAA